One Coffea eugenioides isolate CCC68of chromosome 2, Ceug_1.0, whole genome shotgun sequence genomic window, tTTTGTCTTATCTATTCATGATTAACtgaccattaattgtgattgtCTTAAGGTTTAAGTTTACAATTAGAATTGGGACTTGatactagttcaagaagtgctaaattTAGAGAGtgcactcacgagagtagaggtgcacctttgtgaCTTGTTCTAGGTagtttcatagaagaaataagATTGTAGTTAATTTCGTAATTACAAGAGTAAGTATGGTTtagctacaagtatagttgattcactaaaAAAGTAAGTTCCATATGTATtaagaaattacaccataactagtcaagataataacattcaacTAATCGGTAATTTCATTTGCGAGAGTAGTGAAGAATTCCATAACCTCAAGAGTTTTccattgttatttttattacttttatttcatgtttgtagtgtagatttaatctCTTGTatttgtgatagtctaaataataaaagaattcaaaaatcattggtaattgacaatctttcTTGTGGGATCGACACCTAGTATCTCCGTACTTGATAAATGATCTGTATACTTGTAGAAAATGGGATATTTAGGTTTTGTTAAAATTTGGTAAATGGTAGAACATCATGAAGTTTTTAGCGCCATTGTCGGGGAAGATTTGATTCTATATCAGTGCTAAAAATAACTTTATCAGTTTAGACACTTTTACTTGCTTTTCGTGTTTGTGTTGTGTCAAGTGTCTTGTTTGTTGTGTTTAGTGTTTTGTTGAgtcttttgttttgtgtttaATGTCTTATTTTTTGTGTCTTTTAAATTATTCTTCTTAACTAATCTTGCATTTGTGATTGTTTGTAAGCATTTTTTATGTAATAAGGAGAATAGCAAACAAACTTGGATAAAAGGTTGAGAGAAGGAAATTTGGCAATAGAtaacaattttcaaaattacaaCTATGGAGGTAACTAAAGGATGTCCGAAAGTATGACTTTCAAAGATGGATTAAGGAACTTAAAGGCTAAACTTGATTTTATAACATTAAAAGTTCAATTAAACACCATTACAAACATTTTTGAATGaaagaggaatgttaatgctttcaATTCTattcatgtgatttgtgacttctgtgaaggttatcatgctactcatACATATAGACAAGTACAAAATGtgaattattatgatgaatttgaacATTTCAATCCTTGTTTTAATCAATATGGTACTAATTGGGATAATTCCTACACTTATGGTTGGGGTAATCAATATGCATATAATGCTTCTCcgtatttttatgattaccaatccAAATTTGTCCAAGTTGAATCAAAGCCATCTTAGGAGTTAGCCATTGAAAGGTTACCTAATACACTTTTGTCTTGGGAATTAGCAATTGAAAGGTTAATTAATGCAACTTCTGACCGTTTTGCTAAGGTTGACGATAGATTAGAAGAACTAGCTTCTCACATAGGTAAAATTCAAGACCAATTGTGTGATTTGTgtaaagttatttcttttaatcaTATGCCAATTGACTCTATTATGAATGGTGAGAATGTTGTAtatgaaaatggattgcatgttgatCAAAATGATAAATCTAATTTGTGTTCCAATGAagaaatgtccatttcacatgattaTATCTTTGGAACTAGTGTTGAATCTTAAAAGATGAGCATGAATAATTCATATTtaacccctcttgaggagtatTTTGAAGAAGTAAGTTCTAAGGATAACATCACCTAATAAAGATATGCAGACGGTCTATTGGACAATTCTCAAGTGGTGTTACtacaaggtaatatttatgaaacacttgcaATAGGTAAAACTCTTTCATCTCTCGTATAATttgattatgtgatttttgctATCAAGGCATCTTTTATggatccaccacgacctaaaatAATAGATTATTCATTAATAAAACCTTCTTgaaaaatgagatgaaatagtcaagctaacGTCTATCAAGAAGCGCCTAATGGGAGGTAACCCAATGTTTTgtgttaatttatttcatttgagAGTATTTTCATGTTTGTTATATGTTTTAAAGTATGTTTATTATGTTTGTTTTGTAGGGTTCAAGAAAGAAGGCAAAAGTCACTTTTTGATGTCAATGAAACTAAGAAAAATCAGagaactcaacccctcaatttgagtaattgttatCTATGATGTGTTATAGTGGTTGGAATACATGTTTAGATCAATTTAGATATGTGCGAATTGATTATTTTGTCAATAGAGTGATTTAGattgcattttgaaaaattgggGTCATACACATAATTTCCAGAAAAATGCAGAATTTCCGCACTAAAATTGCAGGAAGTGAATATTCACCCTAAAAAACGCATGCTCAACGCATGGTTGAGCATGCGGTTTCAGGTCACGTATTAGTTCATCTTCATAATTTCTTGAGAAAACGCACCATCAAAACATGGGTATCAGCCCGTGTGTTCCCGTGGCTGCGTATTTCAATTCCCCAAAAAGGGAAACTTTGcgcaacattttttttcttctttttatggGCAAAACACATGcacttcactttttttttctaatttcttaATCAATCAACACTTGTATTCACCATTAACATGATTTGAAGTAGTTTTTAACATTCAAATGCATCATTGGTATATTTAATCTTCATGAATCCTTATTAAGTTCAATTTGCATAAAGTTCATGTTAAGCCTCATTTGAGTGTGAAAATAGTTTTGTCACATTTCATTTCACTTGTAACTATTTTGAGGTGAATTTCTTTAACTTTGCATGCTAGTTTGCTTTTTCACCTTTTCGGCTCTATTCTCATTTATGCATAAGTTTGTATGATGAACATATAAAGGTGCTTTACGATGCATAATCATACAAAATGACTCCgtatgacttttttttttagattcaaaGCATACATTTGCATATTAATTGCATGGTGAATCATTAGGGTCAATATAATTCATTATTTGACATTTACGTATCATATGCACTTCTTGGACCTTAGTAGTAAAATTTGTTGCTtttattttcaacttttttcAAACTAACGGTTATTATATGAATCTTATAATCTTTGATTTTCATTTATGTAGATAATGgttaaattttaagaaaaatgaggtCATCAAAGATCCCAAACAAGAGGCCAATTCACCATGGAAGGAGTATTTCTTTTAACCttacttttcattttcacacattGAGAACACTGTGCACTTTAAGTGTGGGGAGAGGTTTACTTCCTTTGTAATTATGGTGATTTGAGAAAAATGGTTCAGAATTTTCacaattttgtcaattttcgaAGAAGTTCCATAACCATTAGTAGTCAAAATTCTTCATTTGGAGTACAATTTATGTGTCTTAAGAATCTCATTTCCTATTTGACTTGGAAATAACTCTTATGTGACTAGGATTTTTGCTATGAAGAAAGTGTATCTTGTAAAGTGGAAGTAATTATACCTTAAATTTTACATGCTTGATAAGTTTTCTATCTTGATTGAATTTCACAATTTGAGTGATGAATATGGCCAATATTTGCATTATTTTTTGTATAATCATTCCATATGAGGGAAGTTactaaaaaaagagagagaataaaTAAAAGTGCTACTCTAATGATTCTTGAAACTTAGTAACCGCGAGTTTTtatctacaaatgtcgatttTTGCGTAAAATAGTTCTTGAATTAGGAGTATGCAAAAGCAACTCTAGTTAGTGATAAAATTGAGTAATTGGAGGTCTTTATCTACCAATGTCGATCTTCACTACTTGAGGAAGTTATTTGTTGTGtattgaataaatccctcttttgAGTAAATAAAGATGATCATGGAATTTGTATAACTTGAATTGGTCATGTGAGTTTCTTAAAAGTGAAATCAAGTTGAGGGCATTGGTGGATTTAAGGTGGTGCCCCCACTACCCCCCTTAAATTCCTATAGTACCCATAGAATTTTAATATAATCTCAAGTGTGCCCTCTGAAGTTTTCTTATGAAGGATGTGAAAGAATTATGTGGTCCTCTAAATTAGTTCATgaactaaaattttaaaagaatatGTGGGCCacaaaatttcatttgaaataaGCTAAAAAAAGcctttttcattttaattaccAAGTACCAATCATATCATTCACTTCCTTTGGTCCCCACTCCCCAATTTCCCTTCCCTCCTCTGGTCCCCTATTTTTCCCCCACAACTGAGAGCCACTCTTCCTTCCCTCCTCTGGTCCCCCATTTTCCCTACTCTTTCTCTTGATCACTTCATCCGATTCAGAGATTGCACCAGAATCAGTTGATCTTCTGGGTCCGCCACTGATCATTGCAACTCTTTGCTAAACTTTTCACCAACTTTAGGAGATCATCAAAATCAGGTTCTAAACAATTacttcttattattattttgaatttgtttGCAAATATATTTCTAGAGCATGAGACTATTACTGttttaaagaaatttgaaaactgATTAGTTAAAATAATAACTAATAAATGGATTATTGGATAAATATTTTAACTTGTGAAATggtgcttttatggatttataatttattttttatttgcctTGATTAGTTTCTTATATCAGAGTTAATGTAATGATGAATAGAGGGCCATTTGACATATAATTTTAACTTTCAAATTATTCTTATATGGATCCTTTTGTCTAATTAACTTGATAAGGTTCATATGTTGGGATGGATGATTTGATCTAGTAATGAATAAATAAGTCATTTAATAAATAACTTTAACTTGTGAAATAGTTCTTGGATAGATTTTATTGtctatttaatattttaatttgaTTAGTATCTTATATATTGACTTTAATTTCTTTAGCTATGGAGAGATATTTCAAGAGGAAGTCAATGGAAAAAGAGTCATCTAATAAAGAAGAAGCCAAGGATGATGAAAgtgcaaaaaatgaaaataaaaaatgttgCTTGGGGATCAACTTAGATGAACTACCTGCGGATCTagtccaaagaaaaaaaattggggaTTATCATCCAAACGTTCAAGATGAAATTCCGAGATATTACTTACAAAAGGGACCATATCAACCTCGTGAGCATGTTTTTCCACAATGAAAGGTAGGAACAAAGATACATCGATTTGTCCGGGGCTGGTATGATGATTACAAGAATTAGTTGGAATATAGTATTGAAAAAGATGTCGCTTATTGCTTATGTTGTTATCTATATAGACCAGATGTGGGTGAACAATCTAGTGATGATAATTTCATTAAGGAAGGATTcacaaattggaaaaaaaaagtatagaTTTGATGTTCATGTTGGTGGTCCTACCAGCACACACAATCTAGGTTGGAGTAAATGTCAAAATTTATTAATCAAAATCAGCACATCGAAGTGGCAATTTATAAGCAATCAGAGAAAATGAAGGCTGAGTATCGGACTCGTTTATTAGTCTCAGTAGATTGTGCTAGATTTCTCCTCCACCAAGGTTTGGTTTTCGTGGTCACGGTGAATCTAATATCTCGAAAAGTCAGggaaattttcttgaacttctgCACTTCCTTACCGGTCATAATGATGATATAAAAAAGGTTGTTCTTGAAAATGCCCCTAAAAATCTCAAACTCATTGCTTGAATATTCAAAAGGATATTACAAATGCTTTGGCAAGTGAGACTACAAGCATTATTGTAAATGACATTGGACATGGATTGTTTGCTATTTTATGTGATGAATCTTGTGATGCATCAACAAAGGAGCAATTAGCAGTTGTTATACGTTATGTAGATTTACATGGATATGTGATTGAGCATTTTCTTGGCATTCTACATGTAAGTGATGCTACTGCTCTTTCACTTAAGAAAGCAATTGATGTTTTATTTTCAAAGCATGGTTTGAGCATATCACAAATCCGTGGTCAAGGTTATGATAGTGCTAGTAACATGCGAGGTGAATATAGTGGTTTAAAGACTTTGATCATGAAGGAAAATGGTTCTGCATATTATATTCATTGTTTTGCACATCAACTTCAATTGTCAGTTGTAGGGGTTGCAAAGAAACATGTCCAAGTCTCTTCTATGTATAATACATTGTCTACCTTAGTGCATTTTCTTGAAGATTCATCTAAAAGACAAGAAATTCTTAGAGAACAATGACTTAAGAAAGTCATTGATGATCTAATGACTGGAGAACTTGTGAGTGGTCAGGGCTTAAATCAAGAAACTAGCCTTCAAAGAACTTGTAATACACACATTTTGGCTTGTTGTTAAAGTTGGTTCTTATGTATGATTCTGTAATAGATGTTGTTTTGATAATTGAAAATGATGGTGTTGTGGAGCAAAAAGGTCAAGCATATGCATTTCTTAATTCTTTGCAATCTTTTGAATTTGCATGTATTTTACACTTGATGAAGAAAATCATGGGAATAACGAATGCACTATCTGAAGCATTACAAAGGAAGGATTAAGATATTGTGAATGCTATGGGTTTGGTCAAAGTTTCCAAGCAACAATTACAAGCTACTAGGGAACATGGATGGGATTTTTTACTTGatgaaatttgtttgttttataAAAAAACATGAGATCTCCATTccaaaaatggatgaaatattcATTACTAGTGGGAGATCTCGAAGAAAAGTTCAGCAAATTACAAACATTCACCACTATCAAGTTGAgttatgtgacgaccccacctcctcctaaggcgaaccagagggttcggcgggccgcctgcccggctctcaccgggactcagtcgttcactacaaacctcaattgaatttcaagatatatttatcaaatatacatcaaaggttcccaaactttacatatcaaaagcgaagcgtccacgcttccgcagcgccactctgatccttgatcacaactattatacaggtggaagtccaaaactagcctattacacatccaagcaattctaaacgttcaatacaatcccaatatgaatgattacacaaaaggaaatccacgttcaatccatacatgagataatccaggattaaacactacaagcccttccttcgccttgagccctgtggaggggaataaaacattttgtggtgagctataagctcagcgagtaaccaagaaaatcagttatcaaatcagtttcacaatcattcatttcaataatgtcatgattcagtaatcaatgcactttcattgctctttgctctcgtgagccagtgaaatcatggtacttagacgtccaacgctccaaacaatcatttaacattgaacattaacattgaacattgaacattgagcccattggtgctctacaggaacattaaacggtggaggaaacgtcggagtctagcacacgaattccaagtactcatttgagccaaaacatgtcaaga contains:
- the LOC113759673 gene encoding zinc finger MYM-type protein 1-like codes for the protein MKAEYRTRLLVSVDCARFLLHQGLVFVVTDITNALASETTSIIVNDIGHGLFAILCDESCDASTKEQLAVVIRYVDLHGYVIEHFLGILHVSDATALSLKKAIDVLFSKHGLSISQIRGQGYDSASNMRGEYSGLKTLIMKENGSAYYIHCFAHQLQLSVVGVAKKHVQVSSMYNTLSTLVHFLEDSSKRQEILREQ